From a single Raphanus sativus cultivar WK10039 chromosome 3, ASM80110v3, whole genome shotgun sequence genomic region:
- the LOC108843865 gene encoding F-box protein FBW2 isoform X1, protein MMEEDGEFRRWDELIPDALGLIFSHLPLQEILTVVPRVCKAWNRAVTGPYCWQEIDIELWSNRCHQSDHLDRMLQMLILRSSGSLRKLSVTGLQNDSIFSFIAQHAGSLKTLKVPRSSLSNSGVVNVAEKLSSLTFLDLSYCCKLGPEAIQAIGKHCKALIEFSRNMHPLDVASVDSHDDEAYAIASTMPRLKRLEIAYHRVSTEGVLKILSSCIFLEFLELRGCWDVQLDNKFFKEKFPDMKVLGPRVIGFYDMINDWEDCCSDYFSDGSDYLAWEFLEDGEMGEFYEDEFEHGWDDNFYADSVNIDMEPHIWPPSP, encoded by the exons ATG ATGGAAGAAGATGGTGAGTTTCGACGTTGGGATGAGTTAATCCCAGACGCTCTCGGTTTAATCTTTAGCCACTTACCTCTTCAAGAGATCCTAACAGTGGTGCCTAGGGTTTGCAAAGCATGGAACAGAGCTGTAACTGGACCTTACTGCTGGCAAGAGATAGATATCGAGCTATGGAGTAACCGTTGCCACCAGTCCGATCATCTCGATCGAATGCTTCAGATGTTGATCCTCAGGAGCTCTGGCTCTTTGCGCAAACTCTCTGTCACTGGCCTTCAAAATGACTCTATCTTCTCCTTCATTGCACAACA TGCTGGTTCGCTTAAAACCTTGAAGGTGCCGAGAAGTAGTCTGAGCAATTCAGGTGTTGTCAACGTAGCTGAAAAGCTTTCATCTCTCACATTCTTGGACTTGAGCTACTGCTGCAAACTCGGCCCAGAGGCGATACAAGCCATAGGCAAACACTGTAAAGCCCTGATAGAGTTCTCCAGAAACATGCACCCGTTGGACGTAGCGAGCGTCGACTCTCACGACGATGAAGCGTATGCGATCGCCAGCACGATGCCGAGGCTGAAGCGGTTAGAGATCGCGTACCACCGAGTCAGCACAGAAGGAGTGCTCAAAATCTTATCTTCCTGCATTTTTCTTGAGTTCTTGGAACTTAGAGGCTGTTGGGACGTGCAACTTGATAACAAGTTCTTCAAGGAGAAGTTTCCAGATATGAAAGTGTTGGGTCCACGCGTGATTGGATTCTACGATATGATAAACGATTGGGAGGATTGCTGCTCGGATTATTTCTCTGATGGGTCTGATTACTTGGCTTGGGAGTTTCTTGAGGATGgtgagatgggagagttctatGAAGATGAGTTTGAGCATGGTTGGGACGATAATTTCTATGCGGATAGTGTGAATATAGACATGGAACCACA
- the LOC108843865 gene encoding F-box protein FBW2 isoform X2, producing MEEDGEFRRWDELIPDALGLIFSHLPLQEILTVVPRVCKAWNRAVTGPYCWQEIDIELWSNRCHQSDHLDRMLQMLILRSSGSLRKLSVTGLQNDSIFSFIAQHAGSLKTLKVPRSSLSNSGVVNVAEKLSSLTFLDLSYCCKLGPEAIQAIGKHCKALIEFSRNMHPLDVASVDSHDDEAYAIASTMPRLKRLEIAYHRVSTEGVLKILSSCIFLEFLELRGCWDVQLDNKFFKEKFPDMKVLGPRVIGFYDMINDWEDCCSDYFSDGSDYLAWEFLEDGEMGEFYEDEFEHGWDDNFYADSVNIDMEPHIWPPSP from the exons ATGGAAGAAGATGGTGAGTTTCGACGTTGGGATGAGTTAATCCCAGACGCTCTCGGTTTAATCTTTAGCCACTTACCTCTTCAAGAGATCCTAACAGTGGTGCCTAGGGTTTGCAAAGCATGGAACAGAGCTGTAACTGGACCTTACTGCTGGCAAGAGATAGATATCGAGCTATGGAGTAACCGTTGCCACCAGTCCGATCATCTCGATCGAATGCTTCAGATGTTGATCCTCAGGAGCTCTGGCTCTTTGCGCAAACTCTCTGTCACTGGCCTTCAAAATGACTCTATCTTCTCCTTCATTGCACAACA TGCTGGTTCGCTTAAAACCTTGAAGGTGCCGAGAAGTAGTCTGAGCAATTCAGGTGTTGTCAACGTAGCTGAAAAGCTTTCATCTCTCACATTCTTGGACTTGAGCTACTGCTGCAAACTCGGCCCAGAGGCGATACAAGCCATAGGCAAACACTGTAAAGCCCTGATAGAGTTCTCCAGAAACATGCACCCGTTGGACGTAGCGAGCGTCGACTCTCACGACGATGAAGCGTATGCGATCGCCAGCACGATGCCGAGGCTGAAGCGGTTAGAGATCGCGTACCACCGAGTCAGCACAGAAGGAGTGCTCAAAATCTTATCTTCCTGCATTTTTCTTGAGTTCTTGGAACTTAGAGGCTGTTGGGACGTGCAACTTGATAACAAGTTCTTCAAGGAGAAGTTTCCAGATATGAAAGTGTTGGGTCCACGCGTGATTGGATTCTACGATATGATAAACGATTGGGAGGATTGCTGCTCGGATTATTTCTCTGATGGGTCTGATTACTTGGCTTGGGAGTTTCTTGAGGATGgtgagatgggagagttctatGAAGATGAGTTTGAGCATGGTTGGGACGATAATTTCTATGCGGATAGTGTGAATATAGACATGGAACCACA